In Scophthalmus maximus strain ysfricsl-2021 chromosome 21, ASM2237912v1, whole genome shotgun sequence, one genomic interval encodes:
- the c21h11orf65 gene encoding protein MFI isoform X2: protein MSLQDGGPEEPQQESLLQRAATVIQRAWRRHVHREIFGYFKQLISHCNQRDPQSILKTVNPREAELLDAAAGVFIRFRLGGITFPPGIYYKIFTHRPITDVCASSPKDYTQPGLRKPVAWQNVRNRPVLQEDRSGWYQRIENNSWRLFCSKVVPIAEPIEFGENQKMDFHHSRLQRQQDVERWRRRRKMEWLRQMYTQGRLQTHPVHGHVATLVRNSAQEVMETVDEKGEHEEWELDELLTWTTTLSYEKSSFISSLVKAT from the exons ATGAg CTTACAGGATGGGGGCCCTGAGGAGCCCCAGCAGGAGTCACTGCTTCAGAGAGCAGCCACAGTGATTCAGAGAGCCTGGAGAAGACATGTG CACAGAGAGATCTTTGGGTATttcaaacagctgatcagccATTGCAACCAGCGGGATCCACAGTCAATCCTCAAAACTGTCAATCCTCGGGAG GCGGAGCTgctggatgctgctgctggggtGTTCATCAGATTTCGACTTGGAGGG ATCACTTTCCCTCCCGGCATCTACTACAAGATCTTCACCCACCGTCCCATCACAGATGTGTGTGCCAGCAGCCCAAAGGATTACACCCAGCCGGGCCTCAGGAAGCCTGTGGCCTGGCAGAACGTCAGGAACCGGCCTGTGTTGCAGGAGGACCGGTCAGGGTGGTACCAGCGTATAGAGAACAACAGCTGGAGGCTGTTCTGCAGCAAG GTGGTTCCCATCGCTGAGCCCATTGAGTTCggagaaaaccaaaaaatggacTTTCACCACTCCAGATTGCAGAGGCAGCAGGAcgtggagaggtggaggaggaggaggaaaatggaaTGGCTGAGGCAGAT GTATACCCAAGGTCGTTTGCAGACTCATCCAGTACACGGACACGTGGCGACCCTGGTGAGGAACTCAgcccaggaagtgatggagacCGTTGATGAGAAGGGGGAACATGAGGAGTGGGAGTTGGATGAGCTCCTGACCTGGACCACCACTCTCAGCTATGAGAA ATCTTCATTTATATCCAGCCTGGTTAAAGCCACATGA
- the LOC118291268 gene encoding proteasome maturation protein, whose amino-acid sequence MCRTQNATLPDIEAERTESGITMNTRGLRSQLKDSVPVAGLCPQGQYGIQDSLRSGFTSVKNELIPSHPLEVSEKNFQLNQDKMNFSTLRNIQGLHAPLKLQMEYRAARQIQRLPFLQSSNLALDTLRGSDESIGFDDILNDPSQSEMMGDPHMMVEYKLGML is encoded by the exons ATGTGTCGCACTCAAAACGCGACTCTACCGGACATTGAAGCGGAACGAACAGAAAGTGGAATCACAATG AACACCCGAGGTCTCCGCTCTCAGCTGAAGGACAGTGTACCTGTGGCAGGCCTCTGCCCTCAGGGACAGTATGGAATCCAGGACTCTCTGCGGAGCGG ATTTACCAGTGTGAAGAATGAGCTCATTCCCAGCCACCCACTGGAGGTGTCAGAGAAGAAC TTCCAACTGAACCAGGACAAGATGAATTTCTCGACTCTGAGAAACATCCAGGGACTTCATGCTCCTCTCAAACTGCAGATGGAGTACAGGGCAGCCAGACAG ATCCAGCGCCTGCCGTTCTTACAGAGTTCAAACCTGGCTCTGGACACACTGCGAGGCAGCGACGAGTCAATCGGCTTTGATGACATCCTCAATG ATCCATCCCAGAGTGAAATGATGGGAGATCCTCACATGATGGTGGAATACAAACTGGGAATGttgtga
- the c21h11orf65 gene encoding protein MFI isoform X1: MSLQDGGPEEPQQESLLQRAATVIQRAWRRHVHREIFGYFKQLISHCNQRDPQSILKTVNPREAELLDAAAGVFIRFRLGGITFPPGIYYKIFTHRPITDVCASSPKDYTQPGLRKPVAWQNVRNRPVLQEDRSGWYQRIENNSWRLFCSKVVPIAEPIEFGENQKMDFHHSRLQRQQDVERWRRRRKMEWLRQMYTQGRLQTHPVHGHVATLVRNSAQEVMETVDEKGEHEEWELDELLTWTTTLSYENYIEEWKRLACSHYSEPSRDLHLYPAWLKPHEFAVLAVEDTKAENNLKTPKQINAK, from the exons ATGAg CTTACAGGATGGGGGCCCTGAGGAGCCCCAGCAGGAGTCACTGCTTCAGAGAGCAGCCACAGTGATTCAGAGAGCCTGGAGAAGACATGTG CACAGAGAGATCTTTGGGTATttcaaacagctgatcagccATTGCAACCAGCGGGATCCACAGTCAATCCTCAAAACTGTCAATCCTCGGGAG GCGGAGCTgctggatgctgctgctggggtGTTCATCAGATTTCGACTTGGAGGG ATCACTTTCCCTCCCGGCATCTACTACAAGATCTTCACCCACCGTCCCATCACAGATGTGTGTGCCAGCAGCCCAAAGGATTACACCCAGCCGGGCCTCAGGAAGCCTGTGGCCTGGCAGAACGTCAGGAACCGGCCTGTGTTGCAGGAGGACCGGTCAGGGTGGTACCAGCGTATAGAGAACAACAGCTGGAGGCTGTTCTGCAGCAAG GTGGTTCCCATCGCTGAGCCCATTGAGTTCggagaaaaccaaaaaatggacTTTCACCACTCCAGATTGCAGAGGCAGCAGGAcgtggagaggtggaggaggaggaggaaaatggaaTGGCTGAGGCAGAT GTATACCCAAGGTCGTTTGCAGACTCATCCAGTACACGGACACGTGGCGACCCTGGTGAGGAACTCAgcccaggaagtgatggagacCGTTGATGAGAAGGGGGAACATGAGGAGTGGGAGTTGGATGAGCTCCTGACCTGGACCACCACTCTCAGCTATGAGAA CTACATTGAGGAGTGGAAACGTTTGGCCTGCAGTCACTACTCTGAGCCAAGCAGAG ATCTTCATTTATATCCAGCCTGGTTAAAGCCACATGAGTTTGCAGTTTTGGCTGTTGAAGACACTAAAgcagaaaataatttaaaaaccccaaaacaaatcaatgcaaAATAA